A single genomic interval of Suncus etruscus isolate mSunEtr1 chromosome 12, mSunEtr1.pri.cur, whole genome shotgun sequence harbors:
- the THBS2 gene encoding thrombospondin-2: MQRKDGFFLSASLRQDGASRGTLLALEGPGATQRQFDLVSNGPDDRLDLTYWLDGRPHLLALEDVGLADGQWKNVTVQVAGDAFSLYVGCDLIDSVRLEQPFYEQLVTDRARMYVVKGASRESHFRGLLQNVYLVFENSVEEVLSKKGCLQGQGAEANAISEDTQTLYLNPNLPSTALGHLQLQPGVCGRSCEELGSMVQELAQLRGMVGQMQERLQAMSSENQLFLEIIGGPHRMRNVSGCLQDGRFFAENDTWVVDSCTTCTCRRLKTICHQITCPPVTCATPTKQEGDCCPSCGHVASEEGWSPWADWTECSVTCGSGTQQRGRSCDVTSSSCRGPSIQTRGCSPGQCDPRIRQDGGWSHWSPWSSCSTSCGVGAITRIRLCNSPLPQLGGQACRGSGRETQACEGTPCPVDGRWSPWSPWSACSVTCAGGLRERTRMCNSPEPQHGGKACTGDPKQQQMCSKRRCPRDGCLSNPCFPGAQCNSFPDGSWSCGSCPPGLLGNGTSCEDLDECAIVPDVCFSTSRCVNTNPGFHCLPCPPRYRGNQPFGAGLEAAQTDKQVCEPENPCRDQTHSCHRHADCIYLGHFSEPMYKCECSTGYAGDGQLCGEDSDLDGWPNQSLRCAGNGSAHCLQDNCPLLPNSGQEDFDLDGQGDACDEDDDNDGVTDEQDNCQLLFNPGQLDDDKDEVGDLCDNCPFVHNPAQIDTDHNGEGDACSVDIDGDDVFNERDNCPYVYNTDQRDSDGDGVGDHCDNCPLVHNPDQTDVDNDLVGDRCDNNEDIDEDGHQNNQDNCPYIPNASQADHDQDGRGDACDPDDDNDGVPDDRDNCRLVPNPLQEDTDGDGRGDSCKDDFDNDTVPDIYDVCPENNAISETDFRNFQMVPLDPKGTTQIDPNWVIRHQGKELVQTANSDPGIAVGFDEFSSVDFSGTFYVNTERDDDYAGFVFGYQSSSRFYVVMWKQVTQTYWEHQPTRAYGYSGVSLKVVNSTTGTGEHLRNALWHTGNTEGQVRTLWHDPKNIGWKDYTAYRWHLTHRPKTGLIRVLVHEGKQVMADSGPIYDRTYAGGRLGLFVFSQEMVYFSDLKYECRDV, from the exons ATGCAGCGCAAGGACGGCTTCTTCCTGTCGGCCAGCCTGCGGCAGGACGGCGCGTCCCGGGGCACGCTGCTGGCCCTCGAGGGCCCCGGGGCCACCCAGAGGCAGTTCGACCTCGTCTCCAACGGCCCCGACGACCGCCTGGACCTCACCTACTGGCTCGACGGCCGCCCGCACCTGCTGGCCCTGGAGGACGTGGGCCTCGCCGACGGCCAGTGGAAGAACGTCACCGTGCAGGTGGCGGGCGACGCCTTCAGCCTGTATGTGGGCTGCGACCTCATCGACAGCGTCCGGCTGGAGCAGCCCTTCTATGAGCAGCTGGTCACCGACCGGGCCCGGATGTACGTGGTCAAGGGCGCCAGCCGAGAGAGCCACTTCCGG GGCTTGCTGCAGAACGTCTACCTGGTGTTCGAGAACTCAGTGGAAGAGGTGCTGAGCAAGAAGGGCTGTCTACAGGGCCAGGGAG CCGAAGCCAATGCCATCAGCGAGGACACGCAGACACTCTACCTGAACCCCAACCTCCCGTCCACGGCCCTGGGCCACTTGCAGCTGCAGCCTGGGGTGTGCGGCCGCTCGTGTGAGGAGCTGGGCAGCATGGTGCAGGAGCTGGCACAGCTGCGTGGCATGGTGGGCCAGATGCAGGAGCGCCTGCAGGCCATG TCCAGCGAGAACCAGCTCTTCCTCGAGATCATTGGGGGCCCCCACAGGATGCGGAACGTGTCGGGGTGTCTGCAGGATGGTCGCTTCTTCGCGGAGAACGACACATGGGTGGTGGACAGCTGCACGACTTGCACGTGTCGG AGACTTAAAACCATCTGCCACCAGATCACCTGCCCTCCAGTCACTTGCGCCACCCCGACCAAACAGGAAGGCGACTGTTGCCCCTCCTGTGGCCATG TGGCCAGTGAGGAAGGCTGGTCGCCATGGGCTGACTGGACAGAGTGCTCGGTCACCTGTGGGTCCGGCACGCAGCAGAGGGGCCGCTCCTGCGATGTGACCAGCAGTTCCTGCCGGGGCCCATCCATCCAGACACGAGGCTGCAGCCCTGGCCAGTGTGACCCTCGCA TCCGGCAGGATGGAGGCTGGAGCCACTGGTCACCGTGGTCATCCTGCTCAACCTCCTGTGGCGTGGGTGCCATCACCCGCATCCGCCTCTGCAACTCCCCCCTGCCACAGCTGGGAGGCCAGGCCTGCCGGGGGAGTGGCCGTGAGACACAGGCCTGCGAAGGCACCCCCTGTCCTG TGGACGGTCGCTGGAGCCCCTGGTCCCCTTGGTCGGCCTGCTCAGTCACCTGTGCGGGTGGCCTCCGGGAGCGCACACGCATGTGCAACAGCCCTGAGCCGCAGCATGGCGGGAAGGCATGTACTGGGGACCCAAAGCAGCAGCAGATGTGCAGCAAGAGGCGATGCCCCAGAG ACGGCTGCCTGTCGAACCCCTGCTTCCCCGGGGCCCAGTGCAACAGTTTCCCTGATGGCTCATGGTCCTGTGGCTCCTGCCCGCCGGGTCTCCTGGGCAACGGCACCTCCTGTGAGGACCTGGATGAG TGTGCCATTGTCCCCGACGTCTGCTTCAGTACCAGCCGTTGTGTCAACACTAACCCCGGTTTCCACTGTCTGCCCTGCCCACCGCGCTACCGTGGAAACCAGCCCTTTGGGGCTGGCCTGGAGGCTGCACAGACAGACAAGCAG GTGTGTGAGCCCGAAAACCCATGCCGGGACCAGACGCACAGCTGCCACCGGCATGCAGACTGCATCTACCTGGGACACTTCAGCGAGCCCATGTACAAGTGCGAGTGCAGCACGGGCTATGCGGGCGATGGGCAGCTGTGCGGGGAGGACTCAGACCTGGATGGGTGGCCCAACCAGAGCCTGAGGTGTGCTGGCAACGGCTCTGCACACTGCCTGCAG GACAATTGCCCCCTGCTGCCCAATTCGGGGCAGGAAGATTTCGACCTAGATGGCCAGGGGGACGCTTGTGATGAGGATGACGACAATGATGGAGTCACCGACGAGCAG GACAACTGTCAGCTGCTCTTCAATCCCGGCCAGCTGGATGATGACAAGGATGAGGTTGGGGACCTCTGTGACAACTGTCCCTTTGTGCACAACCCCGCCCAGATCGACACGGACCACAATGGGGAGGGGGACGCCTGCTCAGTGGACATTGATGGGGACG ACGTCTTCAATGAGCGGGACAACTGTCCCTATGTGTACAATACCGACCAGCGAGACTCCGATGGAGATGGTGTCGGCGATCATTGCGACAACTGTCCTCTGGTGCACAACCCCGACCAG ACCGACGTGGACAATGACCTGGTGGGAGACCGGTGTGACAACAATGAGGACATCGATGAGGATGGCCACCAAAACAACCAGGACAACTGCCCCTACATCCCCAATGCCAGCCAGGCAGACCACGACCAGGATGGCCGTGGTGACGCCTGCGACCCAGATGACGACAATGACGGAGTTCCAGATGACAGGGACAACTGCCGGCTAGTGCCCAACCCGCTGCAGGAAGACACAGATG GTGATGGGAGAGGGGACAGCTGCAAGGACGACTTTGATAATGACACAGTCCCTGACATCTACGATGTGTGTCCCGAGAACAATGCCATCAGTGAGACAGACTTCCGGAACTTCCAGATGGTGCCCCTGGACCCCAAGGGCACCACACAGATCGACCCCAACTGGGTCATCCGCCACCAGGGCAAGGAGCTGGTGCAAACGGCCAATTCAGACCCTGGCATCGCTGTGG GCTTCGACGAATTCAGCTCGGTGGACTTCAGCGGCACCTTCTATGTGAATACGGAGCGGGACGACGACTATGCTGGCTTTGTGTTCGGCTACCAGTCAAGCAGCCGCTTCTACGTGGTCATGTGGAAGCAGGTGACACAGACCTACTGGGAGCACCAGCCCACACGAGCCTACGGCTACTCGGGAGTGTCCCTCAAGGTGGTGAATTCCACCACGGGCACCGGGGAGCACCTACGCAATGCACTGTGGCACACGGGGAACACAGAGGGACAG GTACGCACCTTGTGGCACGACCCCAAGAACATTGGCTGGAAAGACTACACAGCCTATAGGTGGCACCTCACCCACCGGCCCAAGACGGGCCTCATAAG GGTCCTGGTGCATGAAGGAAAGCAGGTGATGGCTGACTCTGGGCCCATCTACGACCGAACTTACGCGGGGGGACGCCTTGGCCTCTTCGTCTTCTCACAGGAAATGGTCTATTTCTCAGACCTCAAGTacgagtgcagag ATGTCTGA